The following are from one region of the Salvia hispanica cultivar TCC Black 2014 chromosome 1, UniMelb_Shisp_WGS_1.0, whole genome shotgun sequence genome:
- the LOC125185291 gene encoding anthocyanidin 3-O-glucoside 6''-O-acyltransferase-like yields the protein MAVKIVESNSVSPSSGATAAEHTLPLLYFDMIWLDFVLTETLHFYPLKCSQSFFFDTIVANLKNSLSLTLKHFLPLSSKIIFPLSSPAMPISRYTAGDSLSLTIATSDDDFSFIVSNHPKPAHDFHQLVTQMPAAVYSSDEIKFSPFAIQLTLFPDQGICVGFTHHHSICDATTLSSFLHTWASINRSNGGDQLLHQLPFYGRDSVQDSNKLTMIHWDKMKTNRPTVSLTPASPSDKVRATFHLSNSQIEKLKRWVAIKKPSIGRPSSFVVACAYLWSCLAKSEVDNDDDDESQYLCSPVNCRGRLNPPLPENYFGNCSIQLIAASSSGRLKGNDGFVAAAEAVADAVKIAVKSSRVSEFYENQSEILSELKGKRVVWVAGSTKVDQHGADYGWGRAVKYECIHTDFNGAVHLCKGRQGGIDMGFSMPKPNIFSFASIFNKYLFINSNL from the coding sequence ATGGCTGTCAAAATCGTAGAGAGCAACTCCGTCTCCCCGTCTTCCGGCGCCACCGCCGCTGAGCATACGCTCCCACTCTTGTATTTCGACATGATATGGCTCGACTTCGTTCTCACTGAAACCCTCCATTTCTACCCCCTCAAATGCTCccaatcttttttctttgacACCATTGTTGCCAATCTCAAAAACTCATTATCCCTCACTCTCAAACATTTTCTACCTCTATCATCCAAAATCATCTTCCCCCTTTCCTCCCCCGCCATGCCCATTTCCCGCTACACCGCCGGCGACTCCCTCTCCCTCACAATCGCCACATCCGACGATGACTTCTCTTTCATAGTGTCCAACCATCCCAAGCCTGCTCACGATTTCCATCAACTCGTCACACAAATGCCGGCGGCTGTTTACTCCTCCGACGAGATCAAATTCAGCCCCTTCGCTATTCAACTCACCTTGTTTCCGGACCAAGGGATCTGCGTCGGATTCACACACCACCACTCCATTTGTGACGCCACCACTCTCTCCTCCTTCCTCCACACGTGGGCGTCCATCAACCGATCCAACGGCGGTGATCAGCTCCTCCATCAGCTGCCTTTCTACGGCCGAGATTCCGTTCAAGATTCAAACAAACTAACCATGATTCATTGGGACAAAATGAAGACGAATAGGCCGACTGTTTCACTAACACCAGCGTCGCCTTCGGATAAAGTCAGAGCAACATTCCACCTCAGTAATTCCCAAATCGAGAAGCTCAAGAGATGGGTTGCGATCAAGAAACCTTCCATAGGCCGGCCCTCGTCTTTCGTGGTGGCGTGCGCTTATCTCTGGAGCTGCCTTGCCAAGTCAGAGGTCGACAACGACGACGACGATGAGTCACAATACTTATGCTCTCCAGTCAATTGCCGCGGGCGGCTGAATCCGCCCCTTCCCGAGAACTACTTCGGCAACTGCTCGATCCAATTAATTGCAGCTTCAAGCAGTGGAAGACTCAAAGGGAATGATGGCTTTGTAGCTGCCGCGGAGGCGGTTGCGGATGCAGTTAAAATTGCTGTGAAAAGCTCAAGAGTTTCTGAGTTTTATGAGAATCAATCAGAGATACTTTCGGAATTGAAAGGGAAGAGGGTGGTTTGGGTGGCAGGATCAACAAAAGTTGATCAACATGGAGCAGATTATGGATGGGGGAGAGCTGTTAAGTATGAATGCATTCATACAGACTTCAACGGAGCAGTTCATCTTTGTAAGGGCAGACAAGGTGGAATCGACATGGGCTTCTCAATGCCTAAACCTAACATCTTTTCTTTCGCGTCTATCTTCAACAAATACTTATTCATCAATtccaatttgtaa
- the LOC125202427 gene encoding 7-deoxyloganetic acid glucosyltransferase-like: MSTKESRANPAPHILIIPIPLQGHVNSMLNLAEILCLSDLHVTILLSDYIHDRLLRHASLDSRFSSYTSFRVATISDGLPDDHPRSGSQMVDVLHSVREVGGPQFRRLMVSTDGMSDGGARPRVSCLIMDGMPNFPIPVAAEMGIPFIYFPTISACGLWPYFCFQEVIDAGELPLRDKNEDKLTFWRRREMDLMVTSVPGMETVLRRRDLPSFFRVEDVNNAVLQFVVAEIKRTRQAIGLILNTFEDLEGPILDHIKHNANQNLYSIGPLHLHLKELLKAKGVESSHHSSSFWKEDDDCIAWLNSQPPNSVIYVSFGSVAILTRDELLEFWYGLVNSGKKFLWVVRADSIAGDGIGNEIPVELEEGTKLRGLMVEWAPQELVLRHKSVGAFFTHSGWNSTIESIVIGVPMLCWPYFADQMVNSRFVSEVWKIGLDMKNTCDRLLIERMVREVMEVKRDELLEKVRGMANMANKAICKGGSSHLNLNRLIQFLKSGASSKL; this comes from the exons atgtCGACTAAAGAAAGCAGAGCAAATCCGGCGCCGCATATTCTTATAATTCCGATACCACTTCAAGGGCATGTGAACTCCATGCTCAACCTTGCGGAGATCCTCTGCCTCTCCGACCTCCACGTCACCATTCTCCTCTCCGATTACATCCACGACCGCCTCCTCCGCCACGCCAGCCTCGATTCCCGCTTCTCCAGCTACACCAGCTTCCGCGTCGCTACCATCTCCGACGGCCTCCCAGACGACCACCCCCGCTCGGGCAGTCAGATGGTGGATGTCCTGCATAGCGTTCGGGAGGTTGGTGGGCCGCAGTTCCGCCGTCTCATGGTGTCGACTGATGGGATGAGTGACGGCGGGGCTAGGCCGCGCGTGAGCTGCCTGATCATGGACGGGATGCCGAATTTCCCTATTCCGGTGGCTGCAGAAATGGGGATTCCGTTCATATATTTTCCGACGATCAGCGCCTGCGGCCTTTGGCCCTATTTCTGTTTTCAAGAGGTCATCGACGCCGGCGAACTACCTTTGAGAG ATAAAAATGAAGACAAATTGACATTCTGGAGAAGGAGAGAGATGGACTTAATGGTAACAAGTGTGCCGGGAATGGAAACGGTCCTCCGGCGACGAGACCTCCCGTCGTTCTTCCGAGTCGAAGACGTCAACAATGCCGTCCTGCAGTTCGTCGTCGCAGAGATTAAGAGAACACGTCAAGCTATCGGACTCATACTCAACACATTTGAAGATCTAGAAGGTCCGATTCTTGATCATATCAAACACAATGCGAATCAGAATCTGTATTCCATCGGCCCCTTACACTTGCATTTGAAAGAATTGCTGAAGGCAAAGGGAGTGGAATCATCGCATCATTCTAGCAGCTTCTGGAAGGAAGATGACGACTGCATTGCCTGGCTAAATTCTCAGCCTCCCAATTCTGTAATATACGTGAGCTTTGGGAGTGTTGCCATATTGACAAGGGATGAATTATTGGAGTTTTGGTATGGGTTGGTTAATAGTGGGAAAAAATTCTTGTGGGTGGTTAGAGCGGATTCCATTGCCGGGGACGGGATTGGAAATGAGATCCCGGTCGAGCTTGAGGAAGGTACGAAATTGAGAGGGTTGATGGTGGAATGGGCGCCACAAGAACTAGTTCTAAGGCATAAGTCGGTTGGGGCATTTTTCACGCACAGTGGATGGAACTCGACTATTGAAAGTATAGTGATTGGAGTCCCGATGCTTTGCTGGCCTTATTTTGCGGATCAAATGGTGAATAGTAGGTTTGTGAGTGAGGTGTGGAAGATTGGATTGGATATGAAAAATACTTGTGACAGGTTGTTGATTGAGAGGATGGTTAGAGAGGTAATGGAAGTTAAGAGAGATGAGTTGTTGGAGAAGGTTCGTGGTATGGCGAATATGGCGAACAAGGCTATTTGTAAAGGAGGATCTTCACACCTTAATTTGAACCGTTTAATTCAGTTTTTGAAGTCCGGGGCGTCATCAAAGctttaa